A region from the Linepithema humile isolate Giens D197 chromosome 1, Lhum_UNIL_v1.0, whole genome shotgun sequence genome encodes:
- the LOC105672036 gene encoding uncharacterized protein isoform X2 → MLLRRGCTWLTLMPLLLSLSTGELSFYRDALPETSEDALEHVARYLKTHRLQQRLHRSYQPMFLSPVHKEHDSLDRQNVLEALSDKALLRENMLKRKLKALHHRPSKYSMKIIETEYPATYYNWDIKHLDYPEEKQRNGDDKRFPKNFEAIFDMDKEMLKELMEDLHRKYANHNHAMDMFMHHEGGREAESAVRPVKVEAAEAADGPEFTFSFDDSNLEERHPFAVKPNDPRYYSAAPFSSDNFDEQDASRDNWKEEKSANKGDDIFIRHDDDTRSINRKKLEDSSSEFDGSGLDRFEHRAEKFEHHPIIVPINRDLNNDIYFIAIVAGCSAAAMFALVLISLTWCRLQRGAKAAADIEYPAYGVTGPNKDVSPSGDQRLAQSAQMYHFQHQKQQIIAMENRTSATRDPGSLSEAESDEENEEGDYTVYECPGLASTGEMEVKNPMFHDDPTPATPVAQGNTKEEDHI, encoded by the exons ATGCTCCTTCGGCGGGGCTGCACTTGGCTGACGCTGATGCCGCTCCTGCTGAGCCTGTCCACCGGCGAGCTCAGCTTCTATCGGG ATGCGCTCCCGGAAACGTCGGAGGACGCGTTAGAGCATGTGGCCCGCTATCTGAAGACGCACCGTTTACAGCAGCGTCTCCATCGCTCGTATCAGCCGATGTTTCTCTCGCCGGTGCACAAGGAGCACGACAGTCTGGACCGTCAGAATGTTCTGGAGGCCCTGTCCGACAAGGCCTTGCTTCGGGAGAACATGCTGAAGCGGAAGTTGAAGGCGCTTCATCATCGCCCGAGCAAGTATTCGATGAAGATCATTGAAACGGAATATCCCGCGACTTACTACAACTGGGACATCAAGCATCTCGACTACCCCGAAGAGAAGCAGCGTAACGGGGATGACAAGCGTTTTCCTAAGAATTTCGAAGCCATCTTTGATATGGATAAGGAAATGTTGAAGGAACTTATGGAAGACCTCCACAGGAAATACGCGAATCACAATCACGCGATGGACATGTTCATGCATCACGAGGGCGGAAGAGAAGCGGAATCCGCGGTGCGACCGGTGAAGGTGGAGGCGGCGGAGGCGGCGGATGGACCGGAGTTCACGTTCTCGTTCGACGATTCGAATCTCGAGGAGAGACATCCATTCGCGGTGAAGCCGAATGATCCTAGATACTACAGCGCCGCGCCGTTTTCATCGG ATAATTTCGATGAACAAGACGCGTCGAGAGATAATtggaaggaagaaaaatcgGCGAATAAAGGAGACGACATTTTTATAAGACATGACGATGACACACGGAGCATTAATCGAAAAAAACTCGAGGATTCTTCTTCAGAATTCGATGGATCGGGATTGGACAGATTTGAACATCGTGCGGAAAAGTTTGAACATCATCCGATTATCGTGCCCATAAATCGCGATTTGAACAATGACATTTATTTCATCG CAATTGTCGCCGGTTGCAGCGCGGCGGCGATGTTCGCTCTGGTATTGATCAGTTTAACATGGTGCag ACTGCAACGCGGTGCGAAGGCGGCGGCGGACATAGAGTATCCTGCTTACGGCGTGACAGGACCGAACAAGGACGTGTCGCCTTCCGGCGACCAGAGGCTCGCTCAGTCCGCTCAGATGTATCACTTCCAACATCAGAAGCAACAAATTATCGCCATGGAAAA TCGCACGTCTGCAACGAGGGATCCGGGATCCCTTTCGGAGGCGGAGAGCGACGAGGAGAATGAAGAGGGCGATTACACCGTTTACGAATGTCCAGGACTTGCCTCT ACGGGCGAGATGGAGGTGAAGAACCCGATGTTCCACGACGATCCCACCCCGGCGACGCCGGTGGCGCAGGGCAACACCAAAGAAGAGGACCACATATAG
- the LOC105672033 gene encoding uncharacterized protein: MLSSPKKLCYHDDSFYNFLIRDTDGKLFLRISGGVGGIKLKDFLKEMRKQTKKICVDISVDKAFFFYRNFVGEFVLIHSQLELEKTLEITKYFGSMPLYLGISLNKKIAEIFAECEQCRNKKKYSNSPMLSNKTNPKSRTKFSSEQSSENVEIVKECIDEKFLGEKCLDEIHHQSIFEPSRIPSSQEKLCNNLHKKQKESKDMKVLSQFNDSSTVPPPWFEEYMKTMKDDMIYKITHEVTKKVTKKMFKHLDLFLQNLPVEQNQPYYISSPLEREPQCSSKSIEKNQGQKKSQDEEQSSDASIERIEEPQNADTAKDVQVTKNERSTVNSKKTIKDISENLITIVPSKKHKKSGNLIKKNHIEIEKQLEHAATVSELNLFPFWEIKRRMQKNAFIDYEIMEEKKNQREAQIRQNFDNLMNDAILQEKPDENSFTANPKVRPIKSADWKPGKIENGFHMSCSVTGHQMLDENQQNIKDLLSGRCSDALDDALQDDVDKISFCSCNQEENDDDTFEIIEIPPEKNDSFTRHKEPVAEQEGRNSSRDSPSFELVTEPSSPCSIYITEDHFAANEGKSDEEDPRSNNNNNSTSCGGYQPEFDEPVKSMDADLEKRSGGAYSFVTETLPAQDFNSFSKSLRAKQRSNEGKYSRDDGRSLPEDTCGLYDDVRSSHTSYLTVQTHCDCLSQCANLGDLTQSFHSHTTSINDMTDVSHRLVNTDNSHSSQMPSTDAQDAAAIPKSSVDPHVDNDRVKNAKMNEMHDADNYPKCRVSTPQDVFTDTPHQYHRANGLPDKSSPYAGSGKTFAAEQPGTADSVHILPETLVIAAAQVGSFAYDTAREVFDKIRAHAKEDSTKRRSGTKSDHKKPFGNLPFI, translated from the exons ATGTTATCGTCACCGAAGAAACTGTGCTACCACGATGATtccttctataattttttgatacgGGATACTGATGGGAAATTATTCTTGCGGATCAGCGGTGGCGTCGGTGGCATCAAACTGAAGGATTTCCTAAAGGAGATG CGGAAGCAAACTAAAAAAATCTGTGTCGACATCTCTGTAGacaaagctttttttttttaccgcaATTTTGTTGGGGAGTTTGTTTTAATTCATTCACAATTGGAATTGGAGAAGACATTAGag aTTACAAAATACTTTGGTTCAATGCCATTATATCTAGGGATTtccttaaataaaaaaatcgctGAAATCTTTGCAGAATGCGAGCAATGtagaaacaaaaagaaatacagCAATTCGCCCATGCTCTCTAACAAGACAAATCCCAAGTCTAGAACAAAGTTCAGTTCAGAACAAAGTTCGGAAAATGTTGAAATTGTGAAAGAATGcattgatgaaaaatttcttgGTGAAAAATGCTTGGATGAAATTCATCATCAAAGTATCTTTGAACCTTCGAGAATACCATCATCtcaagaaaaattatgcaacaATTTGCACAAGAAACAGAAAGAATCGAAGGACATGAAAGTTTTAAGTCAGTTTAATGATTCGAGTACTGTGCCTCCTCCTTGGTTTGAGGAATATATGAAAAcg ATGAAGGACGacatgatatataaaatcacaCACGAAGTGACGAAGAAGGTGACAAAAAAGATGTTTAAACATTTGGATCTTTTTCTACAAAATCTACCTGTTGAACAGAATCAACcctattatatttcttctcCTTTGGAACGAGAGCCACAATGTTCTTCTAAATCGATCGAGAAGAACCAAGGCCAGAAGAAATCTCAGGACGAGGAGCAATCGAGTGACGCCTCGATTGAACGCATAGAAGAGCCACAAAACGCGGATACCGCGAAAGATGTACAAGTGACAAAGAACGAGAGATCCACAGTCAACAGTAAGAAAACAATAAAGGACATATCGGAGAATCTAATTACGATTGTTCCAtcaaagaaacataaaaaatctGGCAACTTAATTAAGAAGAATCATATAGAGATCGAGAAACAGTTGGAGCATGCAGCAACAGTTTCCGAACTAAACTTATTTCCGTTTTGGGAAATAAAAAGGAGAATGCAAAAGAATGCATTCATCGACTATGAGATTATGGAAGAGAAGAAGAATCAACGGGAGGCTCAAATACGGCAGAATTTCGATAATCTGATGAATGACGCAATATTACAGGAAAAACCCGATGAAAATTCGTTTACGGCAAATCCGAAGGTTCGACCGATAAAATCAGCAGACTGGAAGCCGGGAAAGATCGAGAACGGGTTCCATATGAGTTGCTCCGTAACCGGGCATCAAATGTTGGACGAAAATCAGCAAAATATCAAAGATCTCTTGTCAGGTCGCTGCAGCGACGCGTTGGACGACGCGCTGCAGGATGACGTTGACAAAATCAGCTTCTGCTCATGCAATCAGGAAGAAAACGACGATGACACTTTCGAGATCATTGAGATCCCTCCGGAGAAGAACGACTCGTTTACGCGTCATAAGGAGCCCGTCGCCGAGCAAGAGGGACGCAATAGCAGCCGGGACTCGCCGAGTTTCGAGCTAGTGACCGAACCCTCGTCGCCGTGCTCCATATATATCACCGAGGATCATTTCGCAGCAAACGAGGGAAAGTCTGATGAGGAAGATCCGCGGtcgaacaataataataattccacAAGCTGTGGTGGATACCAGCCGGAATTTGACGAGCCCGTCAAGTCGATGGACGCCGACTTGGAGAAACGATCCGGCGGCGCGTACTCCTTTGTCACGGAGACGCTGCCTGCGCAAGATTTCAACTCGTTCTCCAAATCGTTGCGCGCGAAGCAGCGGTCAAACGAGGGCAAGTATTCTCGGGACGACGGTAGATCATTGCCCGAAGACACATGCGGCTTGTACGACGACGTGAGGAGCTCGCACACGAGCTACCTGACTGTACAGACTCATTGCGACTGCCTCTCGCAATGCGCCAATTTGGGTGACCTCACGCAGAGCTTCCACTCGCACACCACGTCGATCAACGATATGACCGATGTCTCGCACCGCTTAGTGAACACCGACAATTCGCACTCTTCGCAGATGCCGAGCACAGATGCACAAGATGCGGCGGCGATTCCCAAGAGCAGCGTTGATCCACATGTCGACAATGATCGGGTGAAGAACGCCAAGATGAACGAGATGCACGACGCGGACAATTATCCGAAGTGCCGCGTTTCTACTCCGCAAGATGTTTTTACCGATACTCCGCATCAGTATCATCGAGCGAACGGATTGCCCGACAAGTCGAGTCCCTACGCAGGATCGGGAAAGACGTTCGCCGCCGAGCAGCCTGGCACCGCTGATTCTGTCCACATTCTGCCGGAGACGTTGGTCATCGCGGCCGCGCAAGTCGGGTCGTTTGCTTACGACACTGCGCGCGAGGTGTTCGACAAGATACGAGCGCACGCG AAGGAAGATTCTACTAAACGCCGAAGCGGAACAAAGAGCGATCATAAGAAGCCTTTCGGCAATTTGCCGTTTATCTAA
- the LOC105672036 gene encoding uncharacterized protein isoform X1: protein MLLRRGCTWLTLMPLLLSLSTGELSFYRDALPETSEDALEHVARYLKTHRLQQRLHRSYQPMFLSPVHKEHDSLDRQNVLEALSDKALLRENMLKRKLKALHHRPSKYSMKIIETEYPATYYNWDIKHLDYPEEKQRNGDDKRFPKNFEAIFDMDKEMLKELMEDLHRKYANHNHAMDMFMHHEGGREAESAVRPVKVEAAEAADGPEFTFSFDDSNLEERHPFAVKPNDPRYYSAAPFSSDNFDEQDASRDNWKEEKSANKGDDIFIRHDDDTRSINRKKLEDSSSEFDGSGLDRFEHRAEKFEHHPIIVPINRDLNNDIYFIAIVAGCSAAAMFALVLISLTWCRLQRGAKAAADIEYPAYGVTGPNKDVSPSGDQRLAQSAQMYHFQHQKQQIIAMEKEMMHCCSRTSATRDPGSLSEAESDEENEEGDYTVYECPGLASTGEMEVKNPMFHDDPTPATPVAQGNTKEEDHI, encoded by the exons ATGCTCCTTCGGCGGGGCTGCACTTGGCTGACGCTGATGCCGCTCCTGCTGAGCCTGTCCACCGGCGAGCTCAGCTTCTATCGGG ATGCGCTCCCGGAAACGTCGGAGGACGCGTTAGAGCATGTGGCCCGCTATCTGAAGACGCACCGTTTACAGCAGCGTCTCCATCGCTCGTATCAGCCGATGTTTCTCTCGCCGGTGCACAAGGAGCACGACAGTCTGGACCGTCAGAATGTTCTGGAGGCCCTGTCCGACAAGGCCTTGCTTCGGGAGAACATGCTGAAGCGGAAGTTGAAGGCGCTTCATCATCGCCCGAGCAAGTATTCGATGAAGATCATTGAAACGGAATATCCCGCGACTTACTACAACTGGGACATCAAGCATCTCGACTACCCCGAAGAGAAGCAGCGTAACGGGGATGACAAGCGTTTTCCTAAGAATTTCGAAGCCATCTTTGATATGGATAAGGAAATGTTGAAGGAACTTATGGAAGACCTCCACAGGAAATACGCGAATCACAATCACGCGATGGACATGTTCATGCATCACGAGGGCGGAAGAGAAGCGGAATCCGCGGTGCGACCGGTGAAGGTGGAGGCGGCGGAGGCGGCGGATGGACCGGAGTTCACGTTCTCGTTCGACGATTCGAATCTCGAGGAGAGACATCCATTCGCGGTGAAGCCGAATGATCCTAGATACTACAGCGCCGCGCCGTTTTCATCGG ATAATTTCGATGAACAAGACGCGTCGAGAGATAATtggaaggaagaaaaatcgGCGAATAAAGGAGACGACATTTTTATAAGACATGACGATGACACACGGAGCATTAATCGAAAAAAACTCGAGGATTCTTCTTCAGAATTCGATGGATCGGGATTGGACAGATTTGAACATCGTGCGGAAAAGTTTGAACATCATCCGATTATCGTGCCCATAAATCGCGATTTGAACAATGACATTTATTTCATCG CAATTGTCGCCGGTTGCAGCGCGGCGGCGATGTTCGCTCTGGTATTGATCAGTTTAACATGGTGCag ACTGCAACGCGGTGCGAAGGCGGCGGCGGACATAGAGTATCCTGCTTACGGCGTGACAGGACCGAACAAGGACGTGTCGCCTTCCGGCGACCAGAGGCTCGCTCAGTCCGCTCAGATGTATCACTTCCAACATCAGAAGCAACAAATTATCGCCATGGAAAA gGAAATGATGCATTGTTGCAGTCGCACGTCTGCAACGAGGGATCCGGGATCCCTTTCGGAGGCGGAGAGCGACGAGGAGAATGAAGAGGGCGATTACACCGTTTACGAATGTCCAGGACTTGCCTCT ACGGGCGAGATGGAGGTGAAGAACCCGATGTTCCACGACGATCCCACCCCGGCGACGCCGGTGGCGCAGGGCAACACCAAAGAAGAGGACCACATATAG